Proteins from a genomic interval of Schistosoma mansoni strain Puerto Rico chromosome 2, complete genome:
- a CDS encoding putative ubiquitin, giving the protein MRLFIRSHLHDQVVISAGPNESVRSLKDKISLVTGIQATTQSLYHHGSPLLDCALLQDFGITDLDYVDVNCELRGGGKKRKKKNYTTPKKIKHKKKKVKLATLKFYKVDSNGKVTRLRRECPNDKCGAGVFMASHFDREYCGKCTLTYKHVNK; this is encoded by the exons ATGAGGTTGTTTATTCGATCCCACCTTCATGACCAGGTTGTGATATCTGCGGGACCAAATGAGTCCGTGAGGTCATTAAAAGATAAAATTTCTCTGGTCACCGGCATACAGGCTACTACTCAGTCCCTTTATCATCATGGCTCTCCTTTACTCGATTGTGCACTTCTACAAGATTTTGGTATCACCGACCTAGATTATGTCGACGTAAATTGTGAACTTCGAGGTGGAGgaaagaagagaaaaaagaaaaattacacCACTCCAAAGAAGATCAAGCACAAGAAGAAAAAAGTAAAACTCGCGACGCTGAAGTTTTACAAA GTTGACTCAAATGGAAAGGTAACGCGGTTACGGAGAGAATGTCCCAACGATAAGTGCGGTGCAGGAGTCTTTATGGCCAGCCACTTTGACCGTGAATATTGTGGGAAATGTACCTTAACATACAAACATGTGAATAAGTAG